The Rhinolophus ferrumequinum isolate MPI-CBG mRhiFer1 chromosome 6, mRhiFer1_v1.p, whole genome shotgun sequence genome has a window encoding:
- the LOC117022754 gene encoding acyl-coenzyme A thioesterase 1 isoform X3 — protein MALAYYNYEHLPKGMETLHLEYFEEAVNYLRNHPQVKGPGVGLLGISKGAELCLSMASFLKGITAVVMINGSMVNVGGALHYKDETLPPIGLDPNRIKVTKDGLADILDVLNSPLEESNQKSIIPVERAESTFLFLVGQDDHNWKSEFYANEASKHLQANGKEKPQIICYPGAGHYIEPPYFPMCRASLHTLVGRPVIWGGEPRAHAMAQVDAWKQIQIFFHKHLGGEKGTIPPKLESFT, from the exons ATGGCTTTGGCTTATTATAACTATGAACACCTCCCCAAGGGCATGGAGACCCTCCACTTGGAATACTTTGAAGAAGCTGTGAACTACCTGCGTAATCACCCTCAG GTAAAGGGTCCAGGAGTCGGGCTGCTTGGAATTTCCAAAGGGGCGGAGCTCTGCCTCTCCATGGCCTCGTTCCTGAAGGGCATCACTGCCGTAGTCATGATCAATGGCTCAATGGTCAATGTTGGAGGAGCCTTACACTACAAGGATGAGACTCTGCCCCCTATAGGTCTGGACCCAAATCGAATCAAGGTGACTAAAGATGGCTTGGCAGACATTTTGGATGTCCTGAACAGCCCTTTGGAAGAATCTAACCAGAAGAGCATCATTCCTGTGGAAAGGGCTGAGAGCACCTTCCTGTTCCTTGTAGGTCAGGATGACCATAACTGGAAGAGTGAATTCTATGCTAATGAGGCCTCTAAGCACTTACAGGCCAATGGTAAAGAGAAGCCCCAGATCATCTGTTACCCAGGGGCTGGACACTATATTGAACCTCCTTACTTCCCCATGTGCAGGGCTTCCCTGCACACTTTGGTGGGCCGTCCTGTCATCTGGGGAGGGGAGCCCAGGGCTCATGCCATGGCTCAGGTGGATGCTTGGAAGCAGATCCAGATTTTCTTCCACAAACACTtgggtggggaaaagggaacaatCCCACCAAAACTGGAATCTTTTACTTAA
- the LOC117022754 gene encoding acyl-coenzyme A thioesterase 1 isoform X2, giving the protein MFEKTFTEPGPFPGIVDIFGAGGGLLEYRASLLAGKGFAVMALAYYNYEHLPKGMETLHLEYFEEAVNYLRNHPQVKGPGVGLLGISKGAELCLSMASFLKGITAVVMINGSMVNVGGALHYKDETLPPIGLDPNRIKVTKDGLADILDVLNSPLEESNQKSIIPVERAESTFLFLVGQDDHNWKSEFYANEASKHLQANGKEKPQIICYPGAGHYIEPPYFPMCRASLHTLVGRPVIWGGEPRAHAMAQVDAWKQIQIFFHKHLGGEKGTIPPKLESFT; this is encoded by the exons aaccGGGGCCCTTCCCTGGGATTGTGGACATTTTTGGAGCTGGAGGTGGCCTTCTGGAATATCGAGCTAGTCTGCTGGCTGGGAAGGGTTTTGCTGTGATGGCTTTGGCTTATTATAACTATGAACACCTCCCCAAGGGCATGGAGACCCTCCACTTGGAATACTTTGAAGAAGCTGTGAACTACCTGCGTAATCACCCTCAG GTAAAGGGTCCAGGAGTCGGGCTGCTTGGAATTTCCAAAGGGGCGGAGCTCTGCCTCTCCATGGCCTCGTTCCTGAAGGGCATCACTGCCGTAGTCATGATCAATGGCTCAATGGTCAATGTTGGAGGAGCCTTACACTACAAGGATGAGACTCTGCCCCCTATAGGTCTGGACCCAAATCGAATCAAGGTGACTAAAGATGGCTTGGCAGACATTTTGGATGTCCTGAACAGCCCTTTGGAAGAATCTAACCAGAAGAGCATCATTCCTGTGGAAAGGGCTGAGAGCACCTTCCTGTTCCTTGTAGGTCAGGATGACCATAACTGGAAGAGTGAATTCTATGCTAATGAGGCCTCTAAGCACTTACAGGCCAATGGTAAAGAGAAGCCCCAGATCATCTGTTACCCAGGGGCTGGACACTATATTGAACCTCCTTACTTCCCCATGTGCAGGGCTTCCCTGCACACTTTGGTGGGCCGTCCTGTCATCTGGGGAGGGGAGCCCAGGGCTCATGCCATGGCTCAGGTGGATGCTTGGAAGCAGATCCAGATTTTCTTCCACAAACACTtgggtggggaaaagggaacaatCCCACCAAAACTGGAATCTTTTACTTAA
- the ACOT4 gene encoding peroxisomal succinyl-coenzyme A thioesterase — protein MTATVRLEPAGRCRWDEPVRIVVRGLVPRQPVTLRSYLRDEKGTLFRAHARYCADARGEVDLTRAPALGGSFSGLEPMGLLWALEPEKPFWRFLKRDVQTPFAVELAVLDGHEPEGGRLLGRTVHERDFLPPGVRREPVRAGRVRATLFLPAGPGPFPGIIDLFGVGGGLLEYRASLLAGHGFATLALAYYDFEDLPKEFDNINMDYFEEALCYMLQHSEVKGPGIGLLGISLGADICLSMASFLKNVSATVSINGSGFSGNKSIYYKETCIPPLGHDLRRIKIDFSGLLDIVDIRNDIVGGHENLSMIPIEKAQGPILFIVGQDDHNWRSELYAQIASERLQAHGKEKPQIIAYPGTGHYIELPYFPWCPASLHKLLKQPVIWGGEPRAHSKAQVDAWKQILTFFYTHLGGTWKGASPKL, from the exons ATGACGGCAACCGTGAGGCTAGAGCCCGCCGGCCGCTGCCGCTGGGACGAGCCCGTACGCATCGTCGTGCGCGGCCTGGTCCCGCGGCAGCCAGTCACGCTACGCTCGTACCTGCGCGACGAGAAGGGGACGCTCTTCCGGGCCCACGCGCGATATTGCGCCGACGCCCGAGGCGAGGTGGACCTGACGCGCGCGCCCGCGCTAGGCGGCAGCTTCTCGGGGCTCGAGCCCATGGGACTCCTCTGGGCCCTGGAGCCAGAGAAGCCTTTTTGGCGGTTTTTGAAGCGGGATGTGCAGACGCCCTTCGCTGTGGAGCTCGCGGTGCTCGACGGCCACGAGCCGGAGGGCGGGCGGCTCCTGGGCCGGACGGTGCACGAGCGCGACTTCCTTCCACCCGGGGTGCGGCGGGAGCCGGTGCGCGCGGGCCGGGTGCGCGCTACGCTCTTCCTTCCCGCAG GACCTGGACCTTTCCCAGGGATCATTGACCTCTTTGGTGTTGGAGGTGGTCTATTGGAATATCGAGCCAGCCTTCTGGCTGGCCACGGCTTTGCCACATTGGCTCTAGCTTATTACGACTTTGAAGATCTCCCCAAGGAATTTGACAACATAAACATGGACTACTTTGAAGAAGCCCTGTGCTACATGCTTCAACACTCCGAG gtAAAGGGCCCAGGCATTGGGCTTCTGGGCATTTCTTTAGGGGCTGATATTTGTCTTTCCATGGCCTCATTTTTGAAGAACGTCTCAGCCACAGTTTCCATCAATGGATCTGGTTTCAGTGGAAACAAAAGTATATACTATAAGGAGACTTGCATCCCACCATTGGGCCATGACTTGAGGAGAATCAAGATAGATTTCTCAGGCCTCCTGGACATTGTGGATATACGGAATGATATTGTAGGAGGGCATGAGAACCTCAGCATGATTCCAATAGAGAAGGCCCAGGGGCCTATCCTCTTCATCGTTGGTCAGGATGACCATAACTGGAGGAGTGAGTTATACGCCCAAATAGCCTCTGAACGGTTACAGGCCCATGGAAAGGAAAAACCCCAGATCATCGCTTACCCTGGGACTGGGCATTACATCGAGCTTCCTTACTTCCCCTGGTGCCCAGCTTCCCTGCACAAATTACTGAAACAGCCTGTGATCTGGGGTGGGGAGCCCAGGGCTCATTCTAAGGCCCAGGTCGATGCTTGGAAGCAAATTCTAACCTTCTTCTACACACATCTTGGAGGTACCTGGAAGGGAGCTTCCCCCAAATTGTAA